A single region of the Cucumis melo cultivar AY chromosome 3, USDA_Cmelo_AY_1.0, whole genome shotgun sequence genome encodes:
- the LOC103488408 gene encoding uncharacterized WD repeat-containing protein C2A9.03-like isoform X1, with amino-acid sequence MEHFQNDDLEYIVDDYYEVEGFDDGRVFSDDEFHTNQNTEHVDSDFEDDIDTTTPRTDTSALDVRNGKDIQGIPWERFTFTRDNYRENRLSQYKNYESLSSSRAELEKECLQVEKGNSFYDFQFNTRLVKSTIVHFQLRNLLWATSKHDVYLMQNYSVMHWSSLLRRGKEVLNVAKQIVPTLKRPGLSSQSLSRVQISTMTVKENLIVAGGFQGELICKYLDHPGVAFCTKMTTEENAITNAVDIFHNQDGALRVVAANNDAKVRIYDAKTFTCLNGFTFGWSVNNTAVSPDGKMLAVLGDSTDCLLADANSGKVIESLKGHLDYSFASAWHPDGRILATGNQDTTCRLWDIRNTSKSLAVLKGRMGAIRCVKFSSDGKFLSTAEPADFVHIYESRTGYKQAQEIDLFGEIAGISFSPDTEALFIGVADRTYGSVLEFNKRHHNKYIDSIF; translated from the exons ATGGAGCATTTTCAGAACGACGATCTTGAGTATATTGTGGATGATTATTATGAAGTCGAAGGGTTTGACGACGGTCGTGTTTTCTCTGATGATGAATTTCATACTAATCAGAATACGGAGCACGTAGACTCCGACTTTGAGGACGATATTGATACA ACGACGCCGAGGACGGATACCTCTGCTTTGGATGTTAGGAATGGGAAAGATATCCAGGGAATTCCTTGGGAGAGGTTCACCTTTACTAGGGATAATTATCGGGAAAATCGTTTGAGCCAGTACAAGAACTATGAGAGTCTGTCGAGTTCTCGAGCGGAACTGGAAAAG GAATGCTTGCAAGTGGAGAAGGGGAATAGTTTTTATGATTTCCAGTTCAATACGAGGCTTGTTAAGTCAACAATTGTTCATTTTCAG CTGAGGAATCTCTTGTGGGCAACTTCTAAGCATGATGTATACCTTATGCAAAACTACTCAGTAATGCACTGGTCTTCATTGCTTCGGAGAGGCAAAGAAGTACTCAATGTGGCTAAACAAATTGTTCCCACTTTG AAACGCCCTGGACTCTCATCCCAGTCATTGTCCAGAGTGCAGATAAGTACAATGACAGTTAAGGAGAACTTAATCGTGGCTGGTGGTTTTCAAGGAGAACTAATTTGCAAG TACTTGGATCATCCTGGAGTTGCGTTTTGCACCAAAATGACAACGGAAGAAAATGCAATCACAAACGCTGTCGATATATTTCATAATCAAGA TGGTGCATTGAGGGTCGTTGCAGCAAATAATGATGCAAAAGTTAGGATTTACGATGCCAAGACTTTCACCTGCCTCAATGGCTTCACCTTCGGCTGGTCTGTGAAT AACACCGCTGTGAGTCCAGATGGAAAGATGCTTGCAGTGCTTGGAGACAGCACAGATTGTCTGCTTGCAGATGCCAACTCCGGCAAA GTGATAGAGAGCTTGAAAGGGCACTTGGATTACTCATTTGCTTCCGCTTGGCACCCTGATGGACGCATTTTGGCAACTGGGAACCAAGACACGACTTGCAGGCTGTGGGACATAAGGAATACGTCCAAGTCCTTAGCAGTACTCAAGGGAAGAATGGGAGCAATCAGGTGTGTGAAATTCAGCTCCGACGGTAAATTCTTATCAACAGCGGAGCCTGCAGATTTCGTCCATATTTACGAAAGTCGCACAGGTTACAAACAAGCACAAGAAATTGATCTGTTTGGTGAAATTGCCGGAATATCCTTCAGTCCGGACACGGAAGCTCTATTCATTGGTGTCGCTGATCGAACCTATGGTAGCGTATTAGAGTTCAACAAACGTCATCATAATAAGTACATAGATTCCATCTTCTAG
- the LOC103488408 gene encoding uncharacterized WD repeat-containing protein C2A9.03-like isoform X2: MLRNLLWATSKHDVYLMQNYSVMHWSSLLRRGKEVLNVAKQIVPTLKRPGLSSQSLSRVQISTMTVKENLIVAGGFQGELICKYLDHPGVAFCTKMTTEENAITNAVDIFHNQDGALRVVAANNDAKVRIYDAKTFTCLNGFTFGWSVNNTAVSPDGKMLAVLGDSTDCLLADANSGKVIESLKGHLDYSFASAWHPDGRILATGNQDTTCRLWDIRNTSKSLAVLKGRMGAIRCVKFSSDGKFLSTAEPADFVHIYESRTGYKQAQEIDLFGEIAGISFSPDTEALFIGVADRTYGSVLEFNKRHHNKYIDSIF, translated from the exons ATG CTGAGGAATCTCTTGTGGGCAACTTCTAAGCATGATGTATACCTTATGCAAAACTACTCAGTAATGCACTGGTCTTCATTGCTTCGGAGAGGCAAAGAAGTACTCAATGTGGCTAAACAAATTGTTCCCACTTTG AAACGCCCTGGACTCTCATCCCAGTCATTGTCCAGAGTGCAGATAAGTACAATGACAGTTAAGGAGAACTTAATCGTGGCTGGTGGTTTTCAAGGAGAACTAATTTGCAAG TACTTGGATCATCCTGGAGTTGCGTTTTGCACCAAAATGACAACGGAAGAAAATGCAATCACAAACGCTGTCGATATATTTCATAATCAAGA TGGTGCATTGAGGGTCGTTGCAGCAAATAATGATGCAAAAGTTAGGATTTACGATGCCAAGACTTTCACCTGCCTCAATGGCTTCACCTTCGGCTGGTCTGTGAAT AACACCGCTGTGAGTCCAGATGGAAAGATGCTTGCAGTGCTTGGAGACAGCACAGATTGTCTGCTTGCAGATGCCAACTCCGGCAAA GTGATAGAGAGCTTGAAAGGGCACTTGGATTACTCATTTGCTTCCGCTTGGCACCCTGATGGACGCATTTTGGCAACTGGGAACCAAGACACGACTTGCAGGCTGTGGGACATAAGGAATACGTCCAAGTCCTTAGCAGTACTCAAGGGAAGAATGGGAGCAATCAGGTGTGTGAAATTCAGCTCCGACGGTAAATTCTTATCAACAGCGGAGCCTGCAGATTTCGTCCATATTTACGAAAGTCGCACAGGTTACAAACAAGCACAAGAAATTGATCTGTTTGGTGAAATTGCCGGAATATCCTTCAGTCCGGACACGGAAGCTCTATTCATTGGTGTCGCTGATCGAACCTATGGTAGCGTATTAGAGTTCAACAAACGTCATCATAATAAGTACATAGATTCCATCTTCTAG